From the Quercus lobata isolate SW786 chromosome 6, ValleyOak3.0 Primary Assembly, whole genome shotgun sequence genome, one window contains:
- the LOC115950044 gene encoding uncharacterized protein LOC115950044, whose product MEKLAFALITASRKLRHYFQVHVINVMTDHPLKKAMNKLEAAGRLIQWAVELSEFDIRYQPRNAIKAQALADFIAEFTPSYEDLGEGEYNKWVIHVDGSSTLYAGGIGVVLQSPEGDKLKYKARLQYQTTNNEVEYEALLKGLELAKSVEADTILVMGDSQLVIGQVNGTYEAKEDRMKKEENVEADTLAKEASANEALDDIDGVYYMPSIDLPELMQIEGEENWMTPIVSYLKDGRLPEEKDEARKLKVKSARYVLMDEVLYKRGFSQPLLRCLAPDEANYMLREVHEGACGNHSGARSLVHKVIRSGFYWPTIQADAKAYVKVCDQCQRFSNIPRQPAEYLTPMMAPWPFAQWGLDILGPFPTGTRQMKFLVVGIDYFTKWVEAEPLAKITQQNVKNFVWKNIKPVYYTSRALRGAEGRYPLMEKLAFALITASRKLRHYFQVHVINVMTDHPLKKAMNKLEAAGRLIQ is encoded by the exons ATGGAGAAATTGGCTTTTGCGCTGATAACGGCTTCTAGGAAGTTGAGACATTACTTCCAagttcatgtcatcaatgtcatgacggACCATCCGCttaagaaggcaatgaacaagtTGGAAGCCGCAGGACGACTGATTCAGTGGGCAGTTGAACTTAGCGAATTCGACATTCGGTACCAACCGAGAAATGCAATAAAGGCTCAAGCCTTAGCAGATTTCATCGCAGAGTTCACTCCAAGTTACGAAGACCTGGGGGAAGGAGAGTACAACAAATGGGTCATCCATGTAGATGGATCATCTACATTATATGCTGGAGGAATAGGAGTTGTTTTGCAGTCGCCGGAAGGGGACAAATTGAAATACAAGGCCCGTCTGCAATACCAGACTACTAACAATGAAGTGGAGTATGAAGCCCTTTTAAAGGGGTTGGAACTGGCCAAATCTGTAGAAGCAGACACAATACTTGTCATGGGAGATTCTCAACTGGTCATAGGCCAAGTCAATGGAACATATGAAGCCAAGGAAGACAGAATGAAGAA ggaagagaatGTAGAGGCAGATACTCTGGCGAAGGAAGCATCTGCGAATGAGGCGTTGGACGATATAGATGGTGTATACTACATGCCAAGTATAGACCTTCCAGAACTGATGCAGATAGAGGGagaagaaaattggatgaccccaatagTGTCCTACTTAAAGGACGGAAGGCTtccagaagagaaggacgaagcTAGGAAGCTCAAGGTCAAGTCAGCCAGGTATGTGCTTATGGACGAGGTgttatacaagagaggtttttcccagcctctcttAAGATGTTTGGCCCCAGACGAAGCGAATTACATGTTGAGGGAGGTTCACGAAGGAGCATGCGGGAACCATTCAGGAGCCAGATCACTCGTCCATAAAGTCATCCGTAGCGGGTTCTATTGGCCAACCAtccaagctgatgctaaagcatatGTCAAAGTATGTGATCAATGTCAACGCTTCAGCAACATTCCCAGACAACCAGCAGAATATCTCACGCCAATGATGGCCCCTTGGCCTTTCGCGcaatggggactagacattttggggccctTTCCGACTGGAACTCGGCAAATGAAGTTTCTGGTGGTGggaatagattacttcacaaaatgggtggaagccgaACCCTTAGCCAAAATTACGCAGCAGAATGTCAAGAActtcgtctggaagaacatt AAACCGGTGTACTACACTAGCCGGGCACTCAGAGGAGCAGAGGGAAGATATCCGCTCATGGAGAAATTGGCTTTTGCGCTGATAACGGCTTCTAGGAAGTTGAGACATTACTTCCAagttcatgtcatcaatgtcatgacggACCATCCGCttaagaaggcaatgaacaagtTGGAAGCCGCAGGACGACTGATTCAGTAG